The genomic region TAATTTCAACGATTTTTATTTTAATAAACAGGGAAGTCTGGAAGTTCTTTTTAATTGTTTTTTCAGCATTGACCATTGTTACTGCAACATTGTCTTTTCTGGTGCCTGCGCTGAAGAAAAGAAGTTATTTAAAAACATTTCCACAGGCCTTTATTTCTTTAAATGGTGTTTATTTAACAGGGGAGTTTCATATCTGGGATTATCTTACTGCGAGAATGGAAAAAGCTTTTGTTGATGAAGAAAATATGCTTGTTAAAATAAATTACTCTTATTCGACCAGTTATCAGAAAGCATATAAAGAAATAAGGATTCCTATTCCTGACGGCAGGCTTGATGAGGCATTTAAAGCGGTTGAGAAGCTGAAGGTAAAAAGAAAAATTAAAAAAATAAAATAGTGGTTATGTAAATGACTGAAAGAATTAATAAGGCATTTAAAGAATTAGGAATCAAGGAAGAACTCTTAAGGGCAATAAAAGAGCTTGGGTTTGAACAGCTGACTCCGATACAGGAAAAAGCAATTCCTGTTTTAAAAAAAGGCGACAGCGATTTTATAGGTCTTGCTCAGACAGGCACAGGCAAAACGGCTGCATTCGGAATACCCCTGGCTGAACTTGTTAACATTAATTCAAAAAACATCGAGGCTCTAATACTTGCTCCTACAAGAGAACTGTGTATGCAGATAGCAAACGATATTGGGAATTACTGCAGATATCTGAAGCAGATTAAAATAGCAGCTATATATGGTGGTGCCAGCATAGAGACACAGATAAACAAAATAAAAAAAGGAGTCCATATCGTTGTTGCCACACCTGGCAGGCTTAATGATCTGATAAGACGCAAAAAAATCAATATTTCCAATATAAAATATGTCCTGCTTGATGAAGCTGATGAAATGCTGAATATGGGTTTCCAGGAAGATATTGATGCTATTCTTGACCTTGCACCAAAGGAAAAACATACCTGGCTGTTTGCGGCAACCATGCCTGATGAGATACATAAAATAACAAAAAAATATATGAATGATCCTGTTGAACTGACAATAGGAGTCAAAAATGCGGCTGCTGAAAATATTGAGCATCTTTATTGCGTGATTCATGAAAAAGACAGATATACTGCACTGAAAAGGATAATTGATTTTAATCCTGATATTTTTTCGATAGTTTTCTGCAGGACAAAGGCAGAAACACAGGAAATAGCTGAAAAACTTATAAAAGACGGTTATAATGCGGACTCCCTTCATGGCGATTTAAGTCAGGCACAGCGTGACAAAGTAATGAAGCACTATCGCAACAGAAATCTGCAGCTTCTTGTCGCCACGGATGTAGCTGCCAGGGGAATAGATATAAGTGATGTGAGTCATGTTATAAATTACCGGCTACCGGATGAGATAGAGATATATACTCACAGGAGCGGAAGAACTGCAAGAGCAGGAAAATCAGGAATTACCATCTCTATTATAAATATTAAGGATATTGGCAGGATAAAAAAGATAGAAAAACATCTGAATAAGAAATTCATATATACAAAAGTTCCTGACGGGGTAGAAATCTGTGAGCAGCAGATGCTATCAATGATTAAAAAAATAAAGAAAGTGGAAATAAACCATGCAGGAATCCAGAAATATCTCGGTTTTATTACTGAAGAATTACAGAATGTAGACAAGGTCGAACTTATAAAAAGAATAGTATCACTTGAATTTAACCGTTTTCTTGAT from Actinomycetota bacterium harbors:
- a CDS encoding DEAD/DEAH box helicase, which translates into the protein MTERINKAFKELGIKEELLRAIKELGFEQLTPIQEKAIPVLKKGDSDFIGLAQTGTGKTAAFGIPLAELVNINSKNIEALILAPTRELCMQIANDIGNYCRYLKQIKIAAIYGGASIETQINKIKKGVHIVVATPGRLNDLIRRKKINISNIKYVLLDEADEMLNMGFQEDIDAILDLAPKEKHTWLFAATMPDEIHKITKKYMNDPVELTIGVKNAAAENIEHLYCVIHEKDRYTALKRIIDFNPDIFSIVFCRTKAETQEIAEKLIKDGYNADSLHGDLSQAQRDKVMKHYRNRNLQLLVATDVAARGIDISDVSHVINYRLPDEIEIYTHRSGRTARAGKSGITISIINIKDIGRIKKIEKHLNKKFIYTKVPDGVEICEQQMLSMIKKIKKVEINHAGIQKYLGFITEELQNVDKVELIKRIVSLEFNRFLDYYRDAKDLNIDFSKKDRIKQKNSSSKTASIFINLGSMDGFSNGKMLKYLKEITGLSNDIFGRINIKGVYSFIGLKNDEYLDDILQSFQRELYRGRKVRVDDNSMGGKSKGAYPAKSFDGSRVRKRKKKY